AGATAGCGCCCAGCGCTTCGATAAAAGATTCTTTCGGCATTTCGTTAATCGCTGATAGATTCAGATTCATAGGCTTCCTTCCTCCACTCTATCGCCTTTTGTACGGCTCTCTTAATGCCTCCGTAGCCGGTGCACCGGCATATGTTCCCGGATAACGCTTCTTCGATCTCAAGCGAGGTCGGATCCGGATTATGATCGAGCAGCGCCTTGACCGATATAATCATTCCCGGCGTGCAGTAACCGCATTGGAATCCGCCCTCTTCGAGAAAAGCTCTCTGGATCGGGTCGATGCCGCCGGCTGCCGCCGAAATTCCTTCAATGGTTGTGATAGATTTGCCCGAGCATTGATAAGCCATCGTAAGACAAGAGTTAACGGGAACGCCGCCCACCATAACCATGCAGGCGCCGCATCGGCCGATTTCGCAGGAACGCTTTGTCCCCGTCATCGCCAGGTCATCGCGCAGCACATGAAGCAGCCGCTTGGCCGGCGGTACGTTCAAGCTGAATTCATGACCGTTAATCGTACACGGGATCGAGCTTGCCGCAAGCGGTGTAACCGGCTTTGCCGAATCCTTCATTCTCCGCTCACCGCCTTGTCTAGGAATGGTTCAAAAGATTGCGCGAGCAGCAGCTCCGTATCTATCGGAAGTTTTGTCACCCGAACGCCAATGGCGTCATAGATAGCTGCGGCGATTGCCGGTGCAATCGTTACCGATCCTACCTCGCCAATGCCGCGGGGGCCGTAATTGTCTTCTTCCGGCAGCTCTTCAATCGGATGAACGTCAATCGTTCCGCGATGCTCCGCTATCGTTGGCACCAGGTACGTATCCAGATTTTTCGTCAAATATTGACCGCCGCTCATAACCGCGTCTTCCGTCAGGGCGAAGCCGATGGCCATGCTGCTGCCGCCCTCGATCTGCCCAAGAAAGCCTTGCGGGTTGATCACCGGTCCGGCTGCTACCGCATGGTATTGATGCAGCACCCGGACCCGGCCGGTCAGCTGGTTCACTTCAACTTTTACGGCAACCGCGGAGTACGTATATAGAAAATGGGCGCCTACCTTTTGCGTTGCGGAGGTAGGAAAATGAAATTGCGTTGCGCTGGTGATCGGTTCCCCGCAAGCTGCCGCTATTGCCCGATAGGTCATGAGGCATTCCGCACCGGGAGGCTCGGAGCTTGCTTCAATGGCGTAAACGCCGCCTTCTCCAAACCTCAGCTGGCTTGCGGGAAGCTGCAAGAAATCCGCGGCTTTGCCAAGAACCGCTTCTTCGAACAGCGGACGCAAATTTTGCAGCGACTTCCACATCATGCTAGTTGCGCGCGATGCGGTGGTTGATCCGCTGTCCGGCACGACATCCGTATCGCCGATAACGATTCGGATATCCTCGGACGCGAAGCCGAACTGCTCTATCAGCATTTGCTCAAGAGAAGCGATCAAGCCTTGCCCGAATTCCTCGTAACCGAATACCGCTTCAATCTTGCCGTCCGCGGCGAGCGTCAATCGCCCGCCGGCCGGATCGGGTATCCCGAAGCCAAGTCCCGCTCCATGCATCGTAAATGCCGCGCCGATTCCCGTTCGGATCCATGGTTCGTCTTGGTCTGCCTTGGCCGCCGGATTGCTGCGCTCCTGCCATATCGGGCTGGAAGTCATTGCGGCCGAAACCTGTTTCGCGCCTTCCGTCATAGCGATCGGCTGATCGTACGGACCAGGATCATCGGCCCTGCGCATATTCCGAAGCCTGAGCTCCCAGGGATCTATTCCAAGCTTTTCCGCCAGCCGGTCGAACTGTCCTTCCAGGGCAAATATCGCCTGATTGCCGCCAAACCCCCGAAATTCGCCTGACATTCCGTTGTTCGTGTAGACCGAGAAGCCCTCCACGTCCAGATGCTCGTACCGGTAAGGACCAATCACATGCTCCACCGCGAAGTTAAGCACTTCAGCGCCAAGGGTGGCGTAAGGACCCGTATCCGCGACAATTCGGACTTGGTGGGCAATTAGCCTGCCGTTTTCGTCTACGCCGGTCTTCATCGTTATTTTCATCGGATGCCGCTTGAGACCGGCCCGTACCGATTCCCACCTGGAGTTATGGAGCTTAACCGGGCGTTTGGTTATCCGTGAGAGCAGCGCTCCGTAAGGCTGAACGTTAAGCTCGTCTTTTCCGCCGAAGGATCCGCCGATCGGGCTGGAAACGATTCGAATCTCGCTTTGCGGAATCGCTAGAATGCGAGCCAGCTGCATGCGGTCCATAAAGCCATGTTGCGTTGGCGAATAAACGGTAAGCCTTCCGTCCTCTCCCGGGAGAAACAGTCCGCCTTCGGTCTCCATGTACGTATGCATTTGCCTCGGCGTATAATAGGTTTCTTCTACGACGTAGGCGCAGCTCTCAAAGCCTGCAGCTACGTCGCCGCGCTGGAATCCGTTCCGGTGAAGCAGATTGCCTTGCGGATGAAGCTGCGGTGCCTCGTCCGTAAGCGCATATTCCGCATCCTCCACAATCGGCAGCGGCTCGTAGTCGACTTCGATTAACCGAAGCGCATGCTCCGCAATCTCAAGGGTATCGGCAGCTACGGCCGCAACCGCATCTCCGACATACCGCACTCGGTCCTCGCAAAGAACAGGCTGATCGGGATGAGCGATTCCAAACCGGTTAAGCCCCGGTACGTCTTTATGGGTAATGACGGCATGCACGCCATCCAAAGCCGCGGCATGCTCGGTTCGAATAGCCGTAATCCGCGCATGCGCGTGAGGACTGCGCAGTACGCGGCCAATCAGCATATCCGGTGCGGTCATATCGGTCAAATAAGCCAGCTTCCCGGTTACTTTATCAGGCCCGTCGGGACGAACTCGCCAGCGAGCCCCGCTTCCTTTTCTGTTCAAGAGCATAGTTGACCACCCGTCCTCTCTTTACCTTGAAATCTAAGAATGTGCCGGCAAAAGCCGTTTCACCTTAAAGCTTTCCATAACTCCGAAGCGATCAGATTCGCCGCCGCTTTCTTCCGGTAGCTGACCGGTACAAAAGCATCTCCTTTGGGCTCGTAATGCTCGAGAATCATGGAATAAACCTCCGTAATCGTCTTCTTATCGACCAGCTTCCCGGTCAAAAATTGTTCTGCATTCTCCAGCCGATGCGGAATGGTCTGCCCGCCGCCAAGCGCGAGCCTCACATCGCTCAGCCGGTTGGCCGAATCGAGCTGCATACTGAATGCGGCGGTAACGACGGAAGGGGTGAAAGCATCCCTTCTGCCGACTTTATGGAAAGCGACGAATCGCTTTGTATTCGAATCCAGGGTTGGTTGTGTCAACGCAACCGAGAGGAGCAGCCGTTCCTTCCAAGCCGGATGCACCGCTGCGGTGGACAGCCATTCCGATAAAGGCTCCTCAAGTCCGCTTGCTCCGTCATGCCAATGCAGAACCGGATCATAGATAAGCAAGGCCGGTATCGAGTCGCCAACCATTGACAGTACATTGCCGCCGATTGTTGCCTGATTGCGGATAGACGGTGCGGCAATGCTGCGCGCAGCTTCCGTCAGAAGCGGGAAACTCGCATTTACAATCGGACTGGTCCGTATGTCCGATAGAGTAATCATCGCTCCAAAGGAGACTGTTCCGCTCTTGCTGCCCGTTTGAAGTCCATGCAGTTCGTCAATGGCCCCGATATTGATCAGATGGTTCGGCACGGCCGCCAGCCCGGATTCCCATTGCGTCCGCAGCAGCGTGCCTCCTGCGGTGAACACGCCTTCCGCGCCAAGCGTTCCCTTAAGCTGCCAAGCTTCCTCGACGGTTGCCGGATGCCATACGAAAGGTGCTTCAGCCACTCCTTGTGCATTTGCAGCCATAACGCCATCCCCTTCCGTTAAAATCTTTGTTCGCGAATATACGGTGTACCAAGCGACTCCGGCGAGCCCGAAGGCTTATTCCGGTTGCGCCAGCCAAGGAACATCAGAACCAGAATCGTTACAATGTATGGAATCATCTTGAGGAAATAAGACGGAATCTCGCTGCCGATCAATTGAATGCGGAAGCCGATGGTATCGAGTGCGCCGAAGAAGTAAGCACAGAACAAAGCGCGGATCGGATTCCATCTTGCGAAAATAATGAGAGCCACGGCGATCCAGCCTCTGCCTGCCGTCATGCCTTCAATCCAGGTTGGCGAATACACCATCAGCAGATCCGCGCCCGCAAGGCCGATCAGCATGGAGCCAACGATGATATAGCCATAACGGAACGTTTGTACCCGGATCCCCATCACGTCGGCCGTTGGCGGGTTATCGCCAATCGCTCTTAGGTGAAGTCCCCATGAGGTGCGGTGAATGTATAAGTGCAAGACGATAACCAGAATAAAGCTGAACCAAGTTAAAACATCGAGATGAGCGAATATTCCGCCAATTAAGGGCACATCTTCAAGCCAATTCAGGTTCACCTTCGGAACCGCGCCTGCCACCGGTTGTCCGGTAATGCTTTTGCCAAGATAGGCGCTAAGCCCGGTGCCAAATAACGTTAATGCCAAGCCGCTGACAATCTGATTGGCCCGCAGCGTCACGCACATAAAGGCGTGCACGATACCGAGCACCGCGCTTATCGCGCAGGCGGCAAGCAAGGTTAGTGCCAGATTGCCGGTGTGCAGGTATGTCATACAGGCTATGACGGCTCCCATCAGCATTAGACCTTCCGCGCCGAGTTGAATAATGCCTGACCGTTCGATCAGAATGCCTCCAAGCGTGGCGAATAAGAGAGGCGTGCCTGAAGAGATGGCGGCTACTATGATTTGTACGAATAAATCCATGGTCTACACCATCCCTTCTATGCATTTCTCCGGATACGGAATTTGCTGGCCATGCTGCCTGCAATCAGGAAGAACAGAATCGCCCCTTGGATCATGGATGAAATGGAGGACGGAAGTCCAATCGTTTGTACGCTGAAGCCTCCCACGATAAGACCGCCAAACAGGAACGACGAAATAACAAGACCAATCGGATTCAGCTTAGCAAGCCAAGCAACGATAATCGCCGTATACCCGTAGCCCGGCGATATTCCGTACATGAGGCGGTGGGTAACGCCCGATACTTCCGCCATTCCGGCGAGGCCGGCCATGCCGCCGCTGATCAGCATAACGAGCAGAATATGACGACTGATCTTGATGCCTGCGTTTTTCGCCGCTTCCGGGTTAGCGCCAATCAAGCGGAGCTCGTAACCCCAGCGGGTATATTTCATCAGGAAGGCGTACAGCAGAACGCCGACAATGGCAAACACGAGACCCAGATGCAGCCTTGTATCCCCAAGCACCGGTAGCGACTGCGCATCCGTAAATACCGGAGTACCCGGGAAATTAAAGCCCTTCGGATCCTTCCAAGGACCAAAAACGAAGTAGTTCAGGGCCAGCAGGGCCACATAGTTAAGCATGAGTGACGTGATCAGCTCGTTGACCTGGAAATACGTCCTCGGAATTGCGGTCAACAGTCCCCAAATCCCGCCGCCAAGTATACTAAACACGATCATCGCAGGAATCACGAGATATGCGGGCATATTCGGAAAATAGACCGTTACCGCCGTCGCCGCCATCGCTCCGGCGAGGAATTGCCCCTCCGCCCCGATATTCCATACCGAAATGCGGTAAGCAATCGCAACCCCGATGCCGCACAGCAGAAGCGGGATTGACTTCACAAGCGTTTCCGTAATGCCAAATGAGGTTCCAAACGCCCCGGTAATCATTTTCGAATATACCGTGATCGGGTTCATGCCGTTAGCGGCGATAAAGATGCCGCAGAAGACTAAAGCTAGCAGGATAGAAACGATGGTCATCCACCACGGGCTTTCTTTTCTGGATGGATCCAGTTCGATTCGTAGAGACAGCAGCTTGCTGCGGCGTGTTGCTGTATCCGGTTGTTCGATGGCTAAAGTGCTTTGTACCGGCTGCTTGCTCATACGACCTTCTCCTCCTCCGAGTCATCCGCATCCCGAACGCCGGCCATGTATAAGCCGATCTGTTCGCGAGTCGCTTCCCCCCGCGCCAATTCGCCGACCATTCGGCCGTTATAGATTACTAATATGCGGTCGGACAGCTGCATAACCTCATCCAGATCCTCTGAAATAAGTAGAATGCTTTTGCCTTGTCCGCGCATCTCCGACAGCAGCCGGTGAACGCCTTCCGTTGCTCCGACATCCAGCCCTTGCGTGGGATGAACGGCCACCATAAAGAGCGGGTCCTGTTCAACTTCCCTAGCAAAAAGCAGCTTCTGCTGATTACCGCCGGATAGCTGTCTTACTGGTACATCAAGGCCAGGGGTCTTGACATCAAATTTTTCCACAAGCGATTGCGACCAGCTTCGGTTCGCCCTTGAACGAAGGAAGCCGAAGCGGGAGCGATCGCTTGTGCGGTACGATTTGAACAGCAGATTGTCGACAATGCCCAGACTTCCGGCAAGGCCGCTTTTCATCCGGTTCTCCGGCACATGGGCGATACGGGCTTCGATCGCTCCGCGAACCGAAGCGTTCTTCAGCGGGCTGCCGTTAAAGGTAATGCTTCCTTTGCGCCATGAGCGAAGTCCCGTCAGTACCTCGGCAAGCTCCTTCTGCCCGTTGCCCGCTACGCCCGCAACCCCCACGACCTCGCCTTCATGCACCTGAAACGCCATCTGATTCAAAGCCTTCCGTCCATGATCGGCAAATACGTCCAGCTGATCAACGATAAGGAGCGGTTTGCCTTTCGGACGGCTCGCAAGCGGCTTTTGAACGGCCAGCTCTTTGCCAACCATTAACCTCGCAAGCTCGCGTTCGTTCGTCTCGGTTTTCATCATCGTATGAGTGAGTTGGCCTTTCCTCATAATCGAAATGCTGTCGGAGATCGCCATAACTTCCTTTAATTTATGAGTCGTGATAATAACGGTCTTGCCTTCCGCCTTCATCTGCGCAAGCGTGACGAACAGCTGCTCCGCTTCGCCTGGCGTAAGCACCGAGGTTGGTTCATCCAGAATAATCAGATCGGCGCCGCGATACAGCGTCTTGACGATCTCCACCCGCTGCTGCTCGCCGACGGACAGCTGCCAGATCGGACGGTCAACCGGGAAGGTTAGCCCGAATTTAACCGCAATCGCTTCAATCTCTGCCTGCTTCTTCTTCATCCAGCCCGGACCGCGCCAGAAGGATGATTTCTCGCCTAAAATAATGTTC
This region of Paenibacillus sp. JDR-2 genomic DNA includes:
- a CDS encoding (2Fe-2S)-binding protein is translated as MKDSAKPVTPLAASSIPCTINGHEFSLNVPPAKRLLHVLRDDLAMTGTKRSCEIGRCGACMVMVGGVPVNSCLTMAYQCSGKSITTIEGISAAAGGIDPIQRAFLEEGGFQCGYCTPGMIISVKALLDHNPDPTSLEIEEALSGNICRCTGYGGIKRAVQKAIEWRKEAYESESISD
- the pucD gene encoding xanthine dehydrogenase subunit D, which translates into the protein MLLNRKGSGARWRVRPDGPDKVTGKLAYLTDMTAPDMLIGRVLRSPHAHARITAIRTEHAAALDGVHAVITHKDVPGLNRFGIAHPDQPVLCEDRVRYVGDAVAAVAADTLEIAEHALRLIEVDYEPLPIVEDAEYALTDEAPQLHPQGNLLHRNGFQRGDVAAGFESCAYVVEETYYTPRQMHTYMETEGGLFLPGEDGRLTVYSPTQHGFMDRMQLARILAIPQSEIRIVSSPIGGSFGGKDELNVQPYGALLSRITKRPVKLHNSRWESVRAGLKRHPMKITMKTGVDENGRLIAHQVRIVADTGPYATLGAEVLNFAVEHVIGPYRYEHLDVEGFSVYTNNGMSGEFRGFGGNQAIFALEGQFDRLAEKLGIDPWELRLRNMRRADDPGPYDQPIAMTEGAKQVSAAMTSSPIWQERSNPAAKADQDEPWIRTGIGAAFTMHGAGLGFGIPDPAGGRLTLAADGKIEAVFGYEEFGQGLIASLEQMLIEQFGFASEDIRIVIGDTDVVPDSGSTTASRATSMMWKSLQNLRPLFEEAVLGKAADFLQLPASQLRFGEGGVYAIEASSEPPGAECLMTYRAIAAACGEPITSATQFHFPTSATQKVGAHFLYTYSAVAVKVEVNQLTGRVRVLHQYHAVAAGPVINPQGFLGQIEGGSSMAIGFALTEDAVMSGGQYLTKNLDTYLVPTIAEHRGTIDVHPIEELPEEDNYGPRGIGEVGSVTIAPAIAAAIYDAIGVRVTKLPIDTELLLAQSFEPFLDKAVSGE
- a CDS encoding FAD binding domain-containing protein — its product is MAANAQGVAEAPFVWHPATVEEAWQLKGTLGAEGVFTAGGTLLRTQWESGLAAVPNHLINIGAIDELHGLQTGSKSGTVSFGAMITLSDIRTSPIVNASFPLLTEAARSIAAPSIRNQATIGGNVLSMVGDSIPALLIYDPVLHWHDGASGLEEPLSEWLSTAAVHPAWKERLLLSVALTQPTLDSNTKRFVAFHKVGRRDAFTPSVVTAAFSMQLDSANRLSDVRLALGGGQTIPHRLENAEQFLTGKLVDKKTITEVYSMILEHYEPKGDAFVPVSYRKKAAANLIASELWKALR
- a CDS encoding ABC transporter permease; amino-acid sequence: MDLFVQIIVAAISSGTPLLFATLGGILIERSGIIQLGAEGLMLMGAVIACMTYLHTGNLALTLLAACAISAVLGIVHAFMCVTLRANQIVSGLALTLFGTGLSAYLGKSITGQPVAGAVPKVNLNWLEDVPLIGGIFAHLDVLTWFSFILVIVLHLYIHRTSWGLHLRAIGDNPPTADVMGIRVQTFRYGYIIVGSMLIGLAGADLLMVYSPTWIEGMTAGRGWIAVALIIFARWNPIRALFCAYFFGALDTIGFRIQLIGSEIPSYFLKMIPYIVTILVLMFLGWRNRNKPSGSPESLGTPYIREQRF
- a CDS encoding ABC transporter permease is translated as MSKQPVQSTLAIEQPDTATRRSKLLSLRIELDPSRKESPWWMTIVSILLALVFCGIFIAANGMNPITVYSKMITGAFGTSFGITETLVKSIPLLLCGIGVAIAYRISVWNIGAEGQFLAGAMAATAVTVYFPNMPAYLVIPAMIVFSILGGGIWGLLTAIPRTYFQVNELITSLMLNYVALLALNYFVFGPWKDPKGFNFPGTPVFTDAQSLPVLGDTRLHLGLVFAIVGVLLYAFLMKYTRWGYELRLIGANPEAAKNAGIKISRHILLVMLISGGMAGLAGMAEVSGVTHRLMYGISPGYGYTAIIVAWLAKLNPIGLVISSFLFGGLIVGGFSVQTIGLPSSISSMIQGAILFFLIAGSMASKFRIRRNA
- a CDS encoding ABC transporter ATP-binding protein, whose protein sequence is MLETYSVEMHRIVKQFGSVVANDQVDFKAKAGEIHALLGENGAGKSTMMCMLSGVYRPTSGEIHIHGEKAKIRSPKDAMKLGIGMVFQNFRLVQTLTAAENIILGEKSSFWRGPGWMKKKQAEIEAIAVKFGLTFPVDRPIWQLSVGEQQRVEIVKTLYRGADLIILDEPTSVLTPGEAEQLFVTLAQMKAEGKTVIITTHKLKEVMAISDSISIMRKGQLTHTMMKTETNERELARLMVGKELAVQKPLASRPKGKPLLIVDQLDVFADHGRKALNQMAFQVHEGEVVGVAGVAGNGQKELAEVLTGLRSWRKGSITFNGSPLKNASVRGAIEARIAHVPENRMKSGLAGSLGIVDNLLFKSYRTSDRSRFGFLRSRANRSWSQSLVEKFDVKTPGLDVPVRQLSGGNQQKLLFAREVEQDPLFMVAVHPTQGLDVGATEGVHRLLSEMRGQGKSILLISEDLDEVMQLSDRILVIYNGRMVGELARGEATREQIGLYMAGVRDADDSEEEKVV